The following proteins are encoded in a genomic region of Pyrus communis chromosome 11, drPyrComm1.1, whole genome shotgun sequence:
- the LOC137708357 gene encoding uncharacterized protein, which translates to METRPDPDIDDDFSELYKEYTGPPGSNAANTQDRAKPNKRSPAGSDEEEESRDPNAVPTDFTSREAKVWEAKSKATERNWKKRKEEEMICKICGEPGHFTQGCPSTLGASRKSQDFFERVPAREKHVRSLFTERVINRIENDIGCNIKMDEKFIIVSGKDRLVLRKGVDAVHKMIREEGEQTEGSGSRVTRSRSPERSPVGARLQHSESQRSHSGPRNGSHFQQRFHRQEKFVEDRIRQDMQKISRVSPQAYGNVGARGRPSHSNSPARAPYMRNSYNSYDGHNRSMAAYRNDVWNSDKEGSDMQSGRQFDYSATPQTLEELELAYKREATELGRIRDKEEDEENYGHREAIRDIRENHMKKLATLRGMHAKQWEDFLQLDAQKRQQQANQQMSTSGFGGYKSHNYSEYDSSSANPQYSGANLAMDSRSRYPNPMENYPSRPHDNFGEFQRQRQEDYGRGYNRY; encoded by the exons CAAATGCCGCTAACACACAAGATAGggcaaaaccaaacaaaaggtCTCCTGCCGGGTCTGATGAGGAAGAGGAATCTCGCGACCCCAATGCCGTCCCGACCGACTTTACTAGCCGAGAAGCTAAGGTGTGGGAGGCCAAGTCAAAAGCAACTGAGAGGAattggaagaagaggaaggaagaagaaatgatTTGCAAAATCTGTGGGGAACCTGGCCACTTTACTCAG GGTTGCCCATCTACCCTTGGTGCAAGTCGCAAGTCTCAAGATTTCTTTGAAAGGGTACCTGCTAGAGAAAAGCATGTAAGGTCCCTTTTCACTGAGAGAGTGATAAACAGGATTGAAAACGATATTGGATGCAATATTAAGATGGACGAGAAATTTATCATTGTCAGTGGCAAGGACAGGTTAGTATTAAGAAAGGGTGTGGATGCTGTGCACAAAATGATTAGAGAGGAAGGCGAACAAACAGAGGGTTCTGGTTCTCGAGTGACTAGATCAAGGTCACCTGAGCGAAGTCCTGTTGGTGCACGTTTACAACATTCTGAATCCCAGAGGTCTCATTCTGGTCCCCGAAACGGGTCCCATTTTCAACAAAGGTTTCACAGGCAAGAGAAATTTGTTGAAGACCGAATACGTCAGGATATGCAGAAAATTTCCAGGGTTTCTCCGCAAG CTTATGGTAATGTCGGAGCTAGAGGTCGACCAAGTCATTCAAACTCTCCAGCTCGTGCCCCTTATATGAGAAACTCATATAATTCATATGATGGTCATAATCGGAGCATGGCTGCTTATAGAAATGATGTATGGAATTCTGATAAAGAAGGATCTGATATGCAATCCGGTCGTCAGTTTGATTACTCTGCCACCCCTCAGACATTAGAAGAATTAGAATTGGCGTACAAAAGAGAGGCAACGGAACTTGGAAGAATTCGTgacaaggaagaagatgaagaaaattaCGGACATCGTGAG GCGATTAGGGATATAAGAGAGAACCACATGAAGAAATTGGCTACCCTGAGGGGCATGCATGCAAAGCAGTGGGAGGACTTTCTTCAACTTGATGCCCAGAAACGTCAACAACAGGCTAATCAGCAGATGTCGACTTCAGGTTTTGGTGGTTATAAATCACACAATTATTCTGAATACGACAGCTCCTCGGCCAATCCTCAGTATTCCGGGGCTAATTTAGCCATGGATTCAAGGAGCAGGTACCCCAACCCTATGGAAAACTATCCTTCAAGGCCTCATGACAATTTTGGTGAGTTTCAGCGTCAGAGGCAAGAGGATTATGGGAGAGGTTACAATCGATACTGA